The genome window GAAAAGTTGGTTCCAATCTCTTACAGCTAGAATGATTTTTTTAATAAGTATCCTGATCCTTTTAATATGTGGAATGTTTATGTATCTTTTACAAGAACATATTCGAGATACGACAGAAAAACAGATGGGAATGGAGGCATTAAATATTGCAAAAACCCTCGCATCTATGGAAGAGATCATTACGGCATTCGATAAAGAAAATCCAAGTGAAATCATCCAACCAATCGTTGAACCTTTAAGAAAAGAAATTGACGCAACATATATTGTCGTTGGAAATTCTGAAGGCATTCGTTATTCACATCCTTTAAAAGATAAAATCGGAGAAAAAATGGTTGGTGGAGATAACGATGCCGCATTGCTAGATAGACAAGCTTATATTTCTAAAACTATGGGGTCATTAGGCGAATCTATTCGAGGTAAAGCTCCCATCATATTAGACAATAAAATTATTGGTGTTGTATCAGTCGGTTTTTTAACAGAAAATATCGACACTACCATCGAAAGTTATATTCACAATTGGATAAAATACTCGATAATTATTCTTTTAATAGGAGTATTAGGGGCAATAGTTATTTCCATCTATATAAAAAGATTATTGTTTAATATGGAACCCATTCAAATTGCTAAATTATATCAACAAAACAAGGTCATTTTAGAAACAACAGAAGAAGGAATACTGGCTGTCAATCACTTTAATCAAATTACTACCATTAACAAAAGTGCTTATGAAATGCTAGATTCTACTCACAATAAACCTCTATCAGAATGGATGGGTACAAAAATTGAACATATTTTTACGCCTAAGATTGTTACAGAGGAAAACATTCATAATTTAGAACTACCACTCGATGAGCATATTATAATTTTAAATAAAGCACCTTTAGTTGAAAAGAAAAGGAAAATTGGTTCATTATATACCTTTAGAAAGAAAGTAGATATTCAAAAAATTATTGATGAATTAAAGCAGATGAAGCAGTATGCAAATGTTCAACGGGCGTATACTCATGAGTTTGCGAATAAACTTCATATCATTTTAGGCTTGCTTGTTCATAAACATTACAACGAAGCAATTGAGTTTATTAAGGAAGAACGAAACATACAACTTAAAAATCAAGCTTTTTTAAATAGTAATTTAACAACCCCTCTTCTACTTGCATTAATTCAGGGGAAAATTGCAGAAGCTGCTGAACTGGGCATCAAACTTGAGTTAAACGAAATTTCTTCATCTATTGAATTATCTAAACAGCAAGAGGATGCTATCCTAACAGCACTTGGTAATGTACTTCAAAACGCTATTGAGACTTTAAAAAGCTGGGAATCCTCAGATAAAGTGATTCAGCTATCGATTAACAATTACAAAAATCATTATTTATTTGAGATTCAAGACAATGGGCCAGGCATTGATAACAATATTTACGATAAAATTTTTACAAAGGGTGTTTCTACTAAAGAAGGTTTAGATCGCGGACATGGACTGGCTATAAGCAAGAAAGCCCTTCAGGAAATAAATGGGGAAATTTTATTAGATTCAGGTGATTTACCAGGAGCATGTTTTTTAATTATAGTTCCTAAAGGAGACATTGAGAATGACAACATTAAAAAGTGTATGGATTATTGAAGATGACTTTAGAGTAGCAAAAATTCATGCAGATTATGTTCATGATATTGATGGATTTATCGTCACTGAAAATTTACGTTCAGGAAAAGAAACGATTGAAAAGTTGAAGATGACTTCTAGCTTACCAGAAATTATATTAACAGATTTGTATATTCCAGATGTTGAAGGTAGCTCATTAGCAAGCCATATACGTCACCTCTATCCTTCTATTAAAATTATCGTAATCTCAGCAGCAACTGAAATAAGTTTAATAAGGGATGTATTGGATTTAGGGATTTTAGATTACTTAATTAAACCCTTTGAACAACAACGACTTCAACGAGCATTTCAGAAATATTTGCAGGAATTTCGTTTATTTAACAACAGCACAAACGTCACTCAAAATGACCTTGATTCCATATTTTATAGTGAATCAAACAATAAATTAGTATATGAGGATACGTTTGTAAAAGGGATTGATTTGCATACATTACAAATTGTTAAAAGCATTTTTGAAGATCTCAAAACCCAGGAGCTTACAGCCTCACAATTAAGCGAACTCATCGGTTCTAGTCGTTCAACAGCTCGCCGTTATTTAGAATACTTAGTTGGTGAGCAGTTTTTACAGACGAAATTAATTTACGGCACCGTTGGAAGACCTGAACGGAAATATGTATATCATGGAACTTATGAACAAAACTAATAGTATGTTCTTTATTTAACATATGACTATATTATTTTCCTCCCTTTAGCACTATGGTATTTTTTAAATAATCTGAATGATTTGTCACAAAGGGAGGAAATATTTTTGAGTCTAAGTATAATCGGATTTTTCACAATTATTATTATTGTTGCCCTACTTATTAGTGGTCGTGTATCACCACTTGTAGCAATGGTTATACCACCTATCGTAGCAGCATTAATAGCTGGTTTTAATTTCGATGAAGTAGGGGAATTCTTTAGTTCTGGATTAAGCTCTGTGATGAACGTAGCTGTTATGTTTATCTTTGCTATTATTTTCTTTGGCATTATGCAGGATGTAGGATTATTCGAACCATTGATCAATAAAATGATTACGCTTTCAAAGGGGAATATTATTGTCGTAGCAGTTATAACAGTCCTTATTGCTGTAGTAGCGCAACTAGATGGTTCTGGAGCTTCAACATTTTTAATTACAATTCCAGCTTTATTGCCTTTATATTTACGGTTACGTATGAATCCATATCTGTTGCTTTTATTAATTGCGGGATCAGCCGCAGTTGTTAATATGGTGCCTTGGGGAGGTCCATTAGGTCGTGTGGCTTCAGTTTTAGAGGTCGATGTAACTGAACTTTGGTATCCTTTAATCACTATTCAAATCATTGGTGTCGTTTTAATGTTAGCTTTAGCAGTGTTCCTTGGTTTTAGAGAAAAGAAGCGTATTCTGAAACAATACGGTACCCTTGACTTCACAAATGATGATCATGCTATTACACAAGGTGTCGTTTCATCAGAAGTAGACACAAGCTTACAACGACCAAAATTATTGTGGATTAATGCAATTATTACTGTTTTGGTTATCGGAATTTTAGTTGCAGGTATTTTACCAGCAGGATTAGCCTTTTTAATTGGAGTGGCCATCGCCTTGCCAATCAACTATCGTACTCCTAAAGATCAAATGGCACGTGTACAAGCACATGCTCCGAATGCCTTAACGATGGCATCCATAATAATTGCTGCTGGATTATTTTTAGGTATACTCAATGGTACAGGAATGTTAACTGCTATTGCCAACAATGCTGTAAATATTTTGCCATCATTCCTATTATCTTATTTACATATCATTATCGGGGTATTGGGAGTACCATTTGATTTGTTACTAAGTACGGATGCATATTACTTCGCTTTATTCCCTGTAGTTGAACAGATTGGCTTATCTTTCGATATTGACTCTCTTTCAACTGGTTATGCGATGATTATTGGTAATATTGTAGGTACATTTGTATCACCACTTGCCCCTGCTGTTTGGTTAGCTTTAGGCTTATCAGGCTTAGAAATGGGGAAACACTTAAGATACTCTTTCTTTTGGATGTGGGGATTAAGCATCACTTTATTATTCATTGCTGTAGCATTAGGGATTATTGCTATCTAACTCATCACCGAATGTTGGAGATGATATTGGTTAAAACGAATGCCATGTGTATAAGTTGATTGGAGTGGAGGCTGGGCGACTCCTTGGGGATTAGCAATAGAGGAACGAAGGCTAAGAGCATCACGTCCTGTGATAACGCCTTCGTGACCAACGTCGTGTTGGCCCAAGCGGCTCATCGGACGCCCCCAGGAAGCTTTGCTCTGTGCGAAAGCGTAGCGTCAGCAACAACAACAAATGTTTTCTGTAGCGAAAGCAAAGCGGCAGCTACAATTGTTTTATCTGTGCGAAAGCGTAGCGTCAGCAACAAATGTTTTTTGTAGCGAAAGCAAAGCGGCAGCTACAATTGTTTTATCTGTGCGAAAGCGTAGCGTCAGCAACAAAGCGCCCAGTCGGAACGGAAATCAACCCCACGTTATGGTGATGAACCATATAAATGAAAATATAGTACCAGTTGTCGAGTAGTGAATCGGCAACTGGTTATTTTTATATAGGTATCGCCTTATAGTGGAAAATCAGAGCCAGCAAGTATTTCCTTCGAGCTTTTTTCATGAAGTTTATTGGATGAATGATTTTTTATATAGGTCCTTACTATTTCATAACCAATGCAATACCCTATCCATTGAGGAAGCTTTCCACCATATAAAAATTCAACATGATTGGTTAATCCTTGAATATTGATTTGAGGCAAAAAATGCTCCTTCCATATTTCTAGCATCTTATCCAATGAGTAATGCCTCAACCATGGCGCCAACCATTTATCTCCGTAAATTTCCTCTACTGCACATTCTGCTAAACCTTCTAAAATTAAAGAATCTAACAGGGTCACTTCGTTTAGAGATTTATTTAAATATTGCAGACGACAAACATGATTGTACTCATGTGCAAATAACGCTTTAAGTTCCTGCTTTTTAAGCTCTCCTATATATAAAAACATAGCATTTGGATAGGCAACACCGTTTTTATTGGTTATTGTCTGCTCCTGCGTTATCGGGAAGATATAGATTGGAATATTTGGACCGCTCCATCTCTCCTCTAAATAAATAAATTCCTTTTGTACTATTTCCCAAACATTTTTTTCTTTTAACCTCTTAATATCTATTTTTTCATGTGACTTAAATAGCCCCTGTTGCTGTAGTTCAAATAGTATTTCGTCTGGATATCCACCATCAAAAATCTCTACTAAATGACTGCAAAGAATAAAGCGTTGTAAGTCTTCAAGATCTTTTCTGTGAGTATGCTTATGATTAGCCATTAATTCATTGAGCCACTCATCTGTTGGCATCACTGACATACATTTCCCCCCTTACTATAGCTTATGTCTAAAGTAGACAATCGGCTAGTGATAATATATAAAACCGCATATATTAGCTTGTAAGGAAGTCGAAAGGAGGGATATTTTGTGAATCCAGCTGATACTTATAATCTTTGCTGTAATTATCATGGTAAACGTGTAAGAATTATGGAAACATGCGGCAGAGTACATTATGGAGAAATAACTAGGGTGGATAGAAGACAGGTATGGATTCTACCTGATAGACGATTTGGCGGTTATGGATTAGGTTATTGGGGTTGGGGAGGATCCGGTTTTGGCGTCGGAATCGCACTTGGAGCAGTTGCCGGAATTGCACTAGCACCACTATTCTTTTGGTAATAATAAAACATCCGCTGCGCTACGACAGATCTACTGTCATGGGGAAAAAAATAAGCCATTTCAATCCATTGCTGAGATGGCTTATTTTCCCTTATTGCACTTGCTCTTGTTGCTGTTTGCTTTTAATCAACTCGGATATTGTGACAAATGTATAGCCTTGTTTTTTAAGTTCTGGTAATATTTCTTCCAGTGCCTTAATGGTCTGCGTGCGATTGCCGCCTCCATCATGGAACAGAATAACATCTCCAGGCTTTGATCCCTTCAGCACCTTTTGTACAATTTTGTTTACACCCGGCTGTTTCCAATCTTGAGTATCCTGATGCCAAGACCACATAACTACTTTGTATCCATCCTTAACAGCGGAATTGATCATTTGATCATTATAGTTACCACCTACAGGACGGAACAAAACTGGAGAAAATCCAGTAATGCCATAAATTATTTCCTTTGTCTTATGCAATTGTGCCTGCAATTCAGCAATGGAAGCTTTAAACGGATGTGAATACGTATGATTGGCCAGCTCATGCCCTTCAGAATAAGATCGTAAAACAAGGTCTGGATACTTTTCTGCATTTTTTCCAATAATAAAAAAGGTAGCCTTTGCATCATACTTTGCCAATAAATCTAAAATAGCTGCCGTATATCTGGGATGAGGGCCGTCGTCAAAGGTTAGAGCAATTATTTTATCTTCTGTGTTAATGTCCCACACAACTTCCCCTGTCTCCTCATAATAAGGTCGACCTTTATCTGCATAGGTTGGCAGCTCTGTAAAAAATACCGATATGATTAAAAAACAAAGGAATAAAACCAATACATATTTACGTGTCATAGCATCACCTCCCAAGTTCAAATTCACATAACTCCGTCAACTTACTATTTACGAATTACAATGAATTATACTTGTGAAGGATTGGCTGTTTTCTCCTCTTAATTATTTCAAAAAACCTTTTAATGTGTTTTATCACCACATTAATTGATTTTGCTTTTATGTATATATTTTCAAACAAATTGCCTGTTAAATTTTGAACAAAATGTGAAATCACTCACATAGTACTTTATTTTTTCATCGATTGATGTAAAATAAAAGCAATAACTGATATATAACAACTAGAAGAAAAATGAATTTTATCGCAATTGTTATAGTACAAAACAACAAAGGGGATTTCATTATGTGGATTATTACAGTTTTTGAACAAAATACTTATCGTATGTTCGAGTACAAAACGAAAAACGAGGCAACGGTTGCATTAAAGAATTTCAAGCAAACTGCTATGCTTTCTTATACAAAATAATTAAAAAGAAGAATCAGCTCATAAACGAGTTGATTCTTTTAGCTTTTTACGTATGTATCAATTTTAACTTTACAATAATTTTTATTGGAAAAGTCGAACACCTTTTTATCTATCGCCATATGTATAGAGAGAAAAGGAGTGATTTTGATGGTGACAATTGAGCCTATTATGATTCAAGGGCATTTTTTCACTGCTGTAATTGTCCAATTACCAAAAACAACGCTACTGACCGTTTCAAATGATACGGGCTATATCATGTGTGGGGCTTTAGATGTTGGTTTATTAAATGATCGCTTAGCAGACCGGAAAATTATTGCTGGGCGAGCAGTCGGCGTGAAAACTATTGATGAGCTTTTGACGGCTCCATTAGAATCTGTTACTTATGAAGCGCAGCTGCTAGGTATTACTGAAGGAATGTCTGGTGTAGAGGCATTATTAAAAATGATCTAACAACTATTTTTTTGCATAAATAAAGCGTCAAGGCATTGAACTAGACGCTTTTTCATTTGATTGTTATTTCATGATATTGAACATTTTCATCTTATCACAAGCATAGTATGAGCCTTTCGAAAGGTGGTATTCTATGTATTATACAAATGTCAGTCAGCAAACTTCTCATGTACCGCGTGTCATAGTTGTAACCGGAAATGGGAAAGTAATAGCTAAAGCAAGCTATGTCCAGCTTCAAATAGAGGTAAGAACACAAGGGAAAAATGTACAAGATGCACAGCAGGAAAATGCGATGATTATGAATCGTGTCATTCAATCCATTTTAGCTCTTCATATCCCAAAAGAACATATTCAAACGTCAGGCTACAATATTTCACCTCTTTATGAATTTCAGAACGGTAAACAAATTTTTAATGGCTATGAAGTGACAAATACCATTACAGTTAAAGTAGCTGATACAAATCAGGTTGGTGCTGTTATTGATACAACTGTTCAAAACGGTGCAAATCGCATTTCCTCCATCCAATTTAACATTGAAAATGCGGATGCATATTACCAACAGGCACTTAGTTTAGCTCTTCATAATGCCCAAATGAAAGCTAAAACAATTGCGGAGACGATGCATTTGTCCATCCAGCCTCAGCCAATCGAAATCATTGAGGAACATGAAAGTGGACCTGCCCTGTATAAATCAATGGCGATGGCCGATTCCACCATTTCTACACCTATTGAACAGGGGCAAATGACCGTAAATGCGACTGTTCGAGTGAAGTTTCAATATTAAACGAGCCTTCTGCCTCATACCATGAAGGCTCTTAAAGTTATTGAAGCTTGTAGAGATTATCTGTAGTTAAATTCAAGTGTATTTTTTCTAGACATATTACTTCATCAGAGGTTTTAAAAATGATAAATATGGAGAACTGATATCATTATTATTAACTACAATGTCTGCATTTTGTTGTGGTTCATGTTCTTTTAAATATAGACTTGATGCAACACGATACCTGTTAATATTATCCGCTAATTTCGAAACAAGTTCTCGTCTTAACATTATTCATTAACCTCACAGATTGTAAGTTTTTATTTTACAGTTATCACACCTCTTTTGCTAATTAATTCCAATTTGTTTGCCGCATCACCAATCTTACCGTTCTTTAATTGATCCGTATGTTTTTCTTTCTGATATCCTTCTAGATTAACGCTTATGTCGGATGATTCACTGTTCGCTATAAGCTCTAATGATTTTGGTGCCTCTTTGTATGCTACTGTAATATCTCCCGAAGCAGTCTCTACAAACAATGCTTTTCCTTCGATGCTTCCTTTTATAAAAACTTCACCGCTAGTCGAAGTAATTTTCGTTTTTGAACTGTTTATTCCAGTTATATAGCTATCGCCTTTTGTAGCACCTATTGTTAATTCATTTAAAGAACTGTCTGCGATACTCAACTCATCATCTTTTGATGTGATTATACCTTTATTAGCCGATAGTCCTTTAATGATTTTAGCCCCAGAATCCGTTGAAATAGACAGTTCATCTGTTTCAATGTTGTTAATTTTGATATCACCATAGCCGTTTTTTAATGCAATCTTATTCACTGCATTTTTAGGGATAGAAATGTGAATAGTATCTTTTTTTCCAAAGCTAAAGTTTTTCATAACTCCTTCTTCAGTGCCTTGTTGATGTACTTTAATTTTATTTCCATCTTTCTTAACTTCAACAGGATTGTTTTGTGGCTTACCTTCAATTTCAATTGTTAATTTTTCAGATTCTGTACTCTCTAATGTTATATCCCAAGATTCAATGTTTATTTCTAGTTCTTCAATTTTCTGAGCATCAAAGGACTGTTGTTCATTAATACCCTTTTCTCCATTTATTTTAAGAGTGAATACAATTCCACCTATTGCAATAACAAATAGAAAAGCAATGATTGCTTTTTTCACTTTACATCCTCATTTCTCGTATCAATCATGTCCCAGTATAATTCAGCGAATATTTGGAGATCCGCTGAAAAATAATTTAAATTCAATTCACCTCACCGCCTATAGAGGGGGAGACTCTGACGCTTCGCTTTCGCTACCAGAACATTTGCTGAAAGTAGTTAAATTAAATCTACTTTGTCGACTTTATAATAAGACAGATAGCCAATAATAAGCCCTAATAGACACATAATTATAGGGACACCGATAAATTGAAATAAACTGGCAGATGTACCCCCATTTGAAACCGTTGTATTAATAACAAATCCAATTAAAACAGCTGATGTAATTGTCGAAGCTGTTGATTTTTTGCGCATACCAAAGTATAGAGGAATTAAGCTTACCCCAGCAATCATAAATGCATGGATAAAAGTAGACGGTATTGTAGCTACCATTTCCTGTATTTCAACAGACGTTTCAAACAAGTTCATCATTGGATTTAAGAAATAAACAGCGATATTGATCATAATGGTTGCAATCATAATGCTAAAGAAACAAAATCCAAAAACTAGAGACAGCTTAGCAAGAATAATTTTTTTCCTTTTTAATGGATACGTAAATAATAATTGGACTGTCTTATTTTTATATTCGTCAATGACTAAACGAGATAAAATCACACTCGCAAAAATGATAAACACAATGCGAATTAAAATATTTGTTAAAGACATAAAATCTGTATAATCCTGAAACATCTTTTCATCTCCGGAACCCACGGCCATAAGTGCAACTGCCGCAAAAATCCCAACAATACAAATAATTAAGCTTTTAAAATAGCTAGCTATTCGATTCTTTTTCCATTCAAGTCTTAATAGTTTAAGCAATTTGATTACCCCCATTAATAAGATTTAAGAAATACTCTTCTAAATGTTGTTGCTGTTTTTCAATTCCATTGACAACAATGTCATTTAAAATAAGTTCTTTATTAATTTGAGATTGAGAAATGTCATGTTCAAAAATT of Lysinibacillus agricola contains these proteins:
- a CDS encoding ATP-binding protein, whose protein sequence is MYLLQEHIRDTTEKQMGMEALNIAKTLASMEEIITAFDKENPSEIIQPIVEPLRKEIDATYIVVGNSEGIRYSHPLKDKIGEKMVGGDNDAALLDRQAYISKTMGSLGESIRGKAPIILDNKIIGVVSVGFLTENIDTTIESYIHNWIKYSIIILLIGVLGAIVISIYIKRLLFNMEPIQIAKLYQQNKVILETTEEGILAVNHFNQITTINKSAYEMLDSTHNKPLSEWMGTKIEHIFTPKIVTEENIHNLELPLDEHIIILNKAPLVEKKRKIGSLYTFRKKVDIQKIIDELKQMKQYANVQRAYTHEFANKLHIILGLLVHKHYNEAIEFIKEERNIQLKNQAFLNSNLTTPLLLALIQGKIAEAAELGIKLELNEISSSIELSKQQEDAILTALGNVLQNAIETLKSWESSDKVIQLSINNYKNHYLFEIQDNGPGIDNNIYDKIFTKGVSTKEGLDRGHGLAISKKALQEINGEILLDSGDLPGACFLIIVPKGDIENDNIKKCMDY
- a CDS encoding polysaccharide deacetylase family protein, which gives rise to MTRKYVLVLFLCFLIISVFFTELPTYADKGRPYYEETGEVVWDINTEDKIIALTFDDGPHPRYTAAILDLLAKYDAKATFFIIGKNAEKYPDLVLRSYSEGHELANHTYSHPFKASIAELQAQLHKTKEIIYGITGFSPVLFRPVGGNYNDQMINSAVKDGYKVVMWSWHQDTQDWKQPGVNKIVQKVLKGSKPGDVILFHDGGGNRTQTIKALEEILPELKKQGYTFVTISELIKSKQQQEQVQ
- a CDS encoding SIMPL domain-containing protein, producing MYYTNVSQQTSHVPRVIVVTGNGKVIAKASYVQLQIEVRTQGKNVQDAQQENAMIMNRVIQSILALHIPKEHIQTSGYNISPLYEFQNGKQIFNGYEVTNTITVKVADTNQVGAVIDTTVQNGANRISSIQFNIENADAYYQQALSLALHNAQMKAKTIAETMHLSIQPQPIEIIEEHESGPALYKSMAMADSTISTPIEQGQMTVNATVRVKFQY
- a CDS encoding DUF2268 domain-containing protein, with translation MSVMPTDEWLNELMANHKHTHRKDLEDLQRFILCSHLVEIFDGGYPDEILFELQQQGLFKSHEKIDIKRLKEKNVWEIVQKEFIYLEERWSGPNIPIYIFPITQEQTITNKNGVAYPNAMFLYIGELKKQELKALFAHEYNHVCRLQYLNKSLNEVTLLDSLILEGLAECAVEEIYGDKWLAPWLRHYSLDKMLEIWKEHFLPQINIQGLTNHVEFLYGGKLPQWIGYCIGYEIVRTYIKNHSSNKLHEKSSKEILAGSDFPL
- a CDS encoding CitMHS family transporter, with the translated sequence MSLSIIGFFTIIIIVALLISGRVSPLVAMVIPPIVAALIAGFNFDEVGEFFSSGLSSVMNVAVMFIFAIIFFGIMQDVGLFEPLINKMITLSKGNIIVVAVITVLIAVVAQLDGSGASTFLITIPALLPLYLRLRMNPYLLLLLIAGSAAVVNMVPWGGPLGRVASVLEVDVTELWYPLITIQIIGVVLMLALAVFLGFREKKRILKQYGTLDFTNDDHAITQGVVSSEVDTSLQRPKLLWINAIITVLVIGILVAGILPAGLAFLIGVAIALPINYRTPKDQMARVQAHAPNALTMASIIIAAGLFLGILNGTGMLTAIANNAVNILPSFLLSYLHIIIGVLGVPFDLLLSTDAYYFALFPVVEQIGLSFDIDSLSTGYAMIIGNIVGTFVSPLAPAVWLALGLSGLEMGKHLRYSFFWMWGLSITLLFIAVALGIIAI
- a CDS encoding DUF4097 family beta strand repeat-containing protein: MKKAIIAFLFVIAIGGIVFTLKINGEKGINEQQSFDAQKIEELEINIESWDITLESTESEKLTIEIEGKPQNNPVEVKKDGNKIKVHQQGTEEGVMKNFSFGKKDTIHISIPKNAVNKIALKNGYGDIKINNIETDELSISTDSGAKIIKGLSANKGIITSKDDELSIADSSLNELTIGATKGDSYITGINSSKTKITSTSGEVFIKGSIEGKALFVETASGDITVAYKEAPKSLELIANSESSDISVNLEGYQKEKHTDQLKNGKIGDAANKLELISKRGVITVK
- a CDS encoding ABC transporter permease, which produces MLKLLRLEWKKNRIASYFKSLIICIVGIFAAVALMAVGSGDEKMFQDYTDFMSLTNILIRIVFIIFASVILSRLVIDEYKNKTVQLLFTYPLKRKKIILAKLSLVFGFCFFSIMIATIMINIAVYFLNPMMNLFETSVEIQEMVATIPSTFIHAFMIAGVSLIPLYFGMRKKSTASTITSAVLIGFVINTTVSNGGTSASLFQFIGVPIIMCLLGLIIGYLSYYKVDKVDLI
- a CDS encoding YunC family protein codes for the protein MVTIEPIMIQGHFFTAVIVQLPKTTLLTVSNDTGYIMCGALDVGLLNDRLADRKIIAGRAVGVKTIDELLTAPLESVTYEAQLLGITEGMSGVEALLKMI
- a CDS encoding response regulator, which codes for MTTLKSVWIIEDDFRVAKIHADYVHDIDGFIVTENLRSGKETIEKLKMTSSLPEIILTDLYIPDVEGSSLASHIRHLYPSIKIIVISAATEISLIRDVLDLGILDYLIKPFEQQRLQRAFQKYLQEFRLFNNSTNVTQNDLDSIFYSESNNKLVYEDTFVKGIDLHTLQIVKSIFEDLKTQELTASQLSELIGSSRSTARRYLEYLVGEQFLQTKLIYGTVGRPERKYVYHGTYEQN